Proteins encoded by one window of Primulina tabacum isolate GXHZ01 unplaced genomic scaffold, ASM2559414v2 Contig941, whole genome shotgun sequence:
- the LOC142535331 gene encoding subtilisin-like protease SBT3, with translation MASPHVAGVAALLKGANPDWSPAVIRSAIMTTAKLFDNLQNPIQEWGTNQTASPLAMGAGLVDPNQALDPGLVYDLDAQDYVNFLCGLNLSMHELHAITRSSHYACPPNPTLELNYPSFIAYFNCSGTKSVEFWRTLTNLGSFMSRYVAKVDAMQGFHVSVDQDTLVFKGKNDKKSYKLIVEGPCLNEGTVIHGHLKWVEVNGKHTVTSPIAVLNLSNG, from the coding sequence ATGGCTTCCCCTCATGTAGCGGGAGTGGCAGCTTTGCTTAAGGGAGCCAACCCAGACTGGAGTCCCGCCGTGATAAGATCTGCGATCATGACAACTGCCAAGCTGTTCGACAATTTACAGAATCCCATTCAAGAATGGGGAACCAACCAAACTGCGTCTCCTTTGGCGATGGGGGCAGGGCTTGTTGATCCCAACCAAGCATTAGACCCAGGCCTTGTGTACGACTTGGATGCCCAGGATTATGTGAATTTTTTGTGTGGCCTAAATCTGAGCATGCATGAGCTTCATGCAATCACAAGGTCTTCACATTACGCCTGCCCCCCAAATCCTACACTTGAGCTCAACTACCCGTCCTTCATTGCATATTTCAACTGCAGTGGCACGAAGTCGGTCGAGTTTTGGAGGACTCTGACGAACTTGGGTAGCTTCATGTCCCGCTACGTGGCCAAAGTAGATGCGATGCAGGGATTCCATGTTAGTGTAGATCAAGATACACTTGTTTTCAAGGGCAAGAATGATAAAAAAAGCTACAAACTGATTGTGGAAGGGCCCTGTCTGAATGAGGGTACTGTTATTCATGGGCATCTGAAGTGGGTTGAAGTGAATGGAAAACATACTGTAACAAGTCCAATTGCAGTTCTGAATTTAAGTAATGGATAG